The DNA region CGGGCCGACCACGCCGGTGCCGGCACCGAAGGTCGTCCCGCCGCCCCGCACCGAGATCGCCCGGACCACCCTGCGGGTCTCCGTGCAGACCATGCCGTACCTGCTCGACCACTGTTTCTTCGTGCAGCCGGCCGACTGGCCGAACCCCGAGGACCGGTGGCCGGTGGTGCCGGCGACGACCGTCGTCGCGCACATGATGGACGCGGTCGCGCAGGCCGTTCCCGGTCTGCGGGTGGTCGGCGTGCGGGACGCCCGGTTCAACCGGTGGACCATCGCCGCACCGGCGCAGGACGTCGAGATCGTGGTCCGGGCAGCCGGCCCGGACTCGTACGCGGTGAACTTCGGCAGCTTCGCCCGGGCGACGGTCGACGTGGCCGCGGACTATCCGGCCCCGGTCAGCGCACCGTGGACGCACGACCCGGCCACCGAGACCGCTCCCCGGATCAGCGCCGAGGAGATGTACGCGGAGCGGTTGATGTTCCACGGTCCCCAGTTCCACGGGGTGACCACGGTGCACGCCCTTGGCGAGATGCACGTACGCGGTGTCGTCACCGCGCCCGTCCCGCCGGGCGCACTGCTGGACAACGCCCTGCAGCTGATCGGAAACTGGCTCATCACCACGCAGCCGATGCGGACCGTGGCGCTACCGGTCGGTCTCGGCCACGTCCGGTTCTTCGGCCCGCCACCCGAGCCCGGCACGGCGTTCGAGTGCGTCGCCCGAGTCCGATCGATCGACGACGCTCAACTGGTCGCGGACACCCAGCTGTCCGTCGGCGGCCGGGTCTGGGCGCAGATCGACGGCGCGGTCGACCGTCGATTCGACAGCCATCCGCAGGCGCGGCCGGCCGAACGGTTCCCGGAACGTTTCCCGATGTCGGTGCGACAGCCGGAAGGGTGGACCGCCGTCTTCGACTGCTGGACCGATCTGGTCACCCAGTCGATGGCCGCGCGGGGCATCCTCGGCACCGCCGCGTCCGTCGACTACGAGCGACAGCCGGGGAAGGCCCGCAAGCAGTGGCTGCTCGGTCGGATCGCGGCGAAGGACGCGGTGCGGTTCCGGCAGTGGGACGCCGGGCACACCGACGTCTACCCGATCGAGTTGACCATCGCCAACGATCCGAACGGCCGGCCGCGCGTGGACCTGCGCCCCGGTCGGGGGCTGCAGGATTGCGACCTGTCCCTGGCGCACTGCGCCGAGGCCGCCGTGGCGATCGCGGGTCCGGCCCGGTCGGCGCCGGACGGCCCCGGGGTCGGTATCGACATCGTCGAGGTCACCGACCGACCGGCCAGCACCGTCGACTATGCCCTGTCCAGTACGGAGAGCGCGTTGCTCGACCAGGTCTGTGCCGGCGGGGACCGGCAGTTCTGGTTCGCCTGCTTCTGGGCGGCCAAGGAAGCCGCCGGCAAGGCGGAGGGAACGGGACTGGACGCGGCGCCCCGCCGGCTGCGGGTGGTCGCCGTCGACGCCGGCACCCTGCTGGTGCAGGTCCCCTCCGGCAGGTCCTACCGGGTCACCTGCCGGAGTCTGGAGAACCCACCCGATCTGCCGCAGCGACGCTACGTCGTCGGTTGGACCTGGGGCCCGGAACCTGCCCGGCATGCCTGAGCTCGGCCCTGACGGAGGTGCCGACGAGCCGATCGGCGTGCCGACAAGCTGACTGCCGTCCCGACAAGCTGACCGACGTCCCGACAAGCCGACTGACGTCCCGACAAGGAGACCCGCATCATGCCCGCCGACCACGACACCATCCTGACGGAGATCTCGCAGATGCTGCGCGCGGTGCTGCCCGGGATCGATCCGGACGAAGAGATCACGATGGACACCAGCTTCCGTGACGACCTGGAGATGGAGAGCATCGACGTCATTTCGCTGGCCGGGCGGCTGCAGGCCCGGTACGGCGACTCCGTCAACTTCGCTCAGTTCGTCGCGGGGCTCGACGTGGACTCGCTGCGCGCGCTGCGGGTCGGTGAGCTGGTCGGGCACATCTCCGCCGCGCTGGACGGACCGCCAGCCACGGTGGCGCAGGTGGCCGGCCAGTGACGATGATCCAGGTCAACGGCCTGGTGACGCACGTCCAGGAACTGCCGGCGGTGGCGGCCGGTCCGCCCGCCGGGGCAGCTGCCACCGACCTGGACGGCGGTCCGCCCGCCGATCCGGGTGGCGGTCCGCCCGCCGATCCGGCGGGCGGTCCAGTTGCCGAAGCTGTTGCCGGCCGGCCGGTCGCGGTCCTGATCCACGGTATCGGGCCGGACAGCCTGGCCAGCTGGTATCTCAGCCTGGCGCACCCACTGGCCGATGCCGGGTTCCGGGTGATCATGTACGACCTGCGGGGCCACGGACGGACCGAGCGACCGCCGACCGGCTACCGGATGGACGACCTGGTCGACGACCTGGTCGGGCTGCTGGACCGGCTCGGCGTCGACGTACCGGTGCATCTGCTCGGCAACTCGCTGGGCGGTTCCATCGCCTTCGGATACGCGGCCCGGTACCCGGACCGGGTCGCCTCGATGGTCGCGGTGGAGTCGGCGCCTGCCACCGCACAGTGGCTCGCCCGGGTGGGCCGGCAGCTGGTCCGGGCCGTGCATCCGGAGGGAGACGGCGGTCCGTTGGCGACGGCCACCCGTGGCGGTGAGCGGGGTGCCCGCTACGCCGCGGCGGTCCGCCAGCTCGTCGCCGCCACCACCGCCGGTCGGGACCTACCGGCCAGCACCCCCGCCGATCCGGCGGCGGTACGGGCGATCACCTGCCCGGTGCTCGGCATCTTCGGTAGCGACTCGTCCGCTGCCGATCTGGCGCCGGCACTGGTCGAACTACTGCCGCAGACCGAGCTGGCGATCGTTCCCGGGCACCGGCACGCGGTGCTGATCACCGCCCGCGACCAGGTCCGCGAACTGGTGCTGCCCTGGCTCGCCCGGCAACTTGCCGACACCGGGCAGCCCGCCCTGCGCCGTTGACGTCGTCGTTCTCACCCAGGAGGTTCCGATGCAGTTCGAGGCGCCCGGCCGGGCGATCATCATCAGCAGCGGGCGGTGTGGCTCCACGCTGCTGTCCGACCTGATCGTCGAGGAGCCGTCGACCCTGTCCGTCCAGGAGTTCTTCATGGCCACCCCGTCGTGGGCGAAGGCCACTGAGCCGATCACCGGGGCGGCGTACTGGCAGGTGCTGAGCAGCCCGAAGCCGGAGCTTGCCACCCTGTTCGCCATCGGCCTGCCGCCGAAGGAGGTCCGCTACCCGGCGGACGGCAGGTGGGCCGGCAACCTGACCGAGCTGCCGCAGCTGCTGGCGATCACCCTGCCGAAGCTCACCGACGATCCGGACGGCCTGTTCGACCAGCTCGCCGGGGAGGTACCGGACTTCCCCGAGCAGCCCTTCGTCGACCACCACCGGATGTTCCTGGACCTGCTCGCCCGGTTGACCGGCCGGCGCCGCTGGGTGGAGCGCTCCGGCGGGTCCAGCCAGATCGCCCCGTACCTGCTGCGGTCGTTCCCGGACACCAGGATCGTCTATCTGACCCGCAACTGGGCGGACACGGCGCGGTCGATGAGCCGGCACTCGTCGTTCCAGCTCATCCAGCTGCGGCTGGAGTTCGTCTCCCGGTGCGGCGTGGACCCCTTCCAGATGGGTCCGGACCAGCGGGTGCCGGCGGATCTCGAGCATCTGCTACCCGACCGGATCACCGCCGACCTGCTCCGTGAGCGGGGCGAGGACAGCACCCGTTACCTCGGGCTCTGCGCGTTCATGGCGGCACAGGCGGAGCAGGCACTCGCCGACAACCCGCCGGCGCACCTGCTCACCATGACCTACGAGGACCTGGTCGCCGACCCGGAGCCGCAGTTGGCCCGGCTCGGTGAGTTCCTGGAGTTCGACGACCCGTCCGGCTGGGCCCGCCAGGTCGCCGGCCGGGTGGGCAAGGGCGCGGTACGGCAGACCGCAGCCGTGTGAACAGCAGACATCCGCACCAGCCAACCACAGTAGAGGGAGAAGTGTTTGATGCGTAGGTTGCGCCCATCCGCGAGCCGGTCGGTTGCCGCCGCCGTGCTCGCTGGGCTGCTTCTGGCCGCCGGTCCGGCCGCCGCCGCACCGGTGGCCGGTACCGACTCGGCAGCCACCACTGACGGCAGGCACGGTGGACACCACGGCGGGACCCGCTACCAGAGCACCCTGCTGGCCAAGGCATCGGCCGACGAGTGTTTCGTCGACATCGGCGTCGACTATCCGCCGGGACCGCCCTGCGAGGTAGGGCAGCCCAAGGTCAACCAGGCCTACGTCTGGGGACTGACCCGCTACAAGGACCGGTTGTGGTTCGGCACCGGCGCCAACCCCAACTGCCTGACCAGCGGGAACAACCTGCGCAACACCCAGCCGACCCGCAACGCCGACTGGGTCTGCGAGTACGGCCAGAGCCAGATCGCCCGGGCCAATCCGGACCTGCCGCCAACTGTCGGTGACCACCGCGCTCCCCGCGTGTACACCTACGACCTGAAGCGGCACAGCATGGTCGAACGTACTGGCGACCTGCGCGGGGCCTCACCCGACGACGAGGCCCGGCTGCTGCGGACCGTCGGCTTCCGGGCCGCCGGCAACCACCGCGGGGTGGTGCTGCTCGGCGGCCCGGCGCTCGGTGCCACGATCAACCTGTTCGCGTTCGACGCGGACACCGGTGCCTACCTCGGCTCGCGGAACTTCACCGAGTACGGCAACATCCGGCACTTCGTCATCGCCGACGGCGAGATGTACGCCGGGGTCGGGGTGGGCCCCAACGGTGGTCAGCGCGGGCTGGTGCTGCGGTGGACCGGGAGCAAGTCCGACCCGTTCAGCTTCCTGCCGGTGGCGGACCTGCCGGCGCAGGCGGTCGACCTGACCGTGCACCAGGGCCGGATCTTCGTCACCACCTGGCCGGGCGCGGAGGACACCCAGTCGTTCGGCCCGGGGCCGGTGTCACCGACCGCCGGCACCGCCGACGAACCTACCGACGAGGAACCGGTCCCGGCGAACATCGCCGGGGTCTGGATGAGTCCGAAGCTGTCCGCGAACGGACCCGGCCTGGACAGCCGGGACGTGGACGGGTGGACCCGGGTGTGGCACGTGATGGAGTACGAACCGGACCCGGTCGTCGCCCGCACCTACGGGTTGGGCGGGATCGCCTCCTACGGTGGCTACCTCTACTGGGGGACCATGCACGTGCCCTTCAAGTCGACGACGGTGCACCTGGCGGTGTATCCGCCGACCGACGAGCAGGGGGTACGGGACTCGGTACGCAACACCCAGCGCGCGATCGGCATCTTCCGGGGGAGTTTCGGTCATGGCCACGGCCACGCCCACGGGCAGCACGGTGGCGGACACGACCGGGTCGACCTGCTCTACGGTGCCAGTGAGCTGCCGGCCTACGACCCGGCGGCCGGCGACGGTACCGGCGTCTGGGCCAGCACGTCGACCGGTTACACCCCGCTCTACGGGGCGTCCGGGTTCGACAACCCGATGCTCAACTACACCTGGAAGATGGTCGTCGCCGGTGGCCGGCTCTATGTCGGCACGATGGACTGGAGCTACCTGGCGAAGGAGTTGCAGCAGGAGGAGCCGCCACCGCCGACCGCCGCCGCCCGCACCGGTGACGACGACGATGAGGAGGAACTGGCCTTCGGCGCAGACCTCTGGGTCTTCGAGTCGCCGCACCACTCCGCCAAGAAGGTGGACAACGCGGGTCTCGGTAACTACCTCAATTACGGCGTACGTAGCATGGTGGTGGACGGGTCCACGGTATACCTCGGTATGGCCAACCCGATGAATCTGCGGACAGATCCGACAGATGACGTCCCTGAGGGCGGCTGGGAGTTGATCAAGTTGACTCCGAAACACCACCACCACTAACAGAAGCAGGTGAGCGATGTCGCGGTTCCGACGCCGGTCGACGGTTCTGGTCGTCACGGGAGTCCTCTGGACACTCGTCGCAGGCTGCACGTCGGCGTCGGACCCGGCGCCACCGACATCGGGTGCCACCCCGCCGTCCGTGGACGGCGGGGTGGCCGCTCCGGTCGACACCCCACCGGTCGGCTCGTCGGCGGGGTCGATAACCGTCGGCGGGTACGAGCGGACCTACCGGGTGTACCGTCCGGCCAGCGTCGCCGAGACGACGTCGGTCCCGGTCGTCGTCATGCTGCACGGCCTGCTCGGCAGCGGGCGGCAGGCCGAATCCTGGTACGGCTGGAACGCCGTCGCCGACCAGCACGGGTTCGTCGTGGTCTACCCGGACTCCCGTAACCGGGCCTGGGCGGTGACCGAGGAGTGCTGCGGTGCCTCGGCCCGCGACGGCGTCGACGACGTCGGGTTCGTCCTCGCCCTGGTGGAGTCGCTGGGGCAGCGACTCGCCTTCGATCCCGACCGTCACTACCTCGCCGGCATGTCCAACGGCGGCATGCTGGCCTATCGGATCGCCTGCGACAGCTCGACCTTCGCCGCGGTGACCGGGGTGGCCACGACCATGCTCGGTGACTGCCCGGCCCCGGAGCCGATCTCCGTTCTGCACATCCACGGCACCGGCGACGAGACGATTCCCTACACCGGGGGGCCGGGCCGCCGTGACGGCGCCGGCAACGGCCGGGTGCCGGACAAGGTCGACGGCCCCGCTATACCGGATCTCGTGGGCCGGTGGCGGCAGGTCGACGAGTGCGGTGCCGCGCGGACGACCGCACAAAACGGAGTCACCACCTCGGTGGCCGACTGCGCCGGGGGCCGCGGCGTCACCCTGATCACCATCGACGGCGCCGGACACCAGTGGCCGGGCTCCGAGATGTCCGCCGCGGGCCGGCTGCTCGGCCTGGACCCGCCCGCTACCGAACTGGACGCCACCGCGACCAGCTGGCAGTTCTTCGCCTCGCATCCCAGACCCGCCTGAGCAGGAGAGCAGATGCCCAGTACCGGCACCCATCCGTTGGTCGACGGTCGCGCCGCCGACGCGACCCCGGCCGGCGAGTCCGGCGTCCTTGCCGCCGGCCTGGCCGGCCAGCGCGGCGCCGGCCCGGCCGTCGAGGTCGTCGATCTGGTCAAGCGGTTTCCAGGCCAGGACCGCAACGCCATCGACTCGCTGTCGTTCGCGGTCCACCCCGGTGAGGTCTTCGGCCTGCTGGGGCCCAATGGCGCCGGCAAGTCGACCACGGTCGGCGTGCTCACCACGACGATCCGGGCCAGCTCCGGTACGGCCCGGGTGGACGGCGTCGACGTCGTCCGGCACCCGGTGGCGGCCCGGACACGGTTCGCGGTGGTGCCGCAGTACAACAACCTGGACCGGGCGTTGACTCCCCGGCAGAACCTGCTCAGCCACGCCGCCTACCACGGGGTGCCCCGGGCCGAGCGGCGCAGCCGGGCCGACCGGTTGCTGACCGAGTTCGGTCTGGACAAGCAGGCCGACTCGCGGGTCGACTTCTTCTCCGGCGGAATGTCCCAGCGCCTGATGATCGCCCGGGCGCTGATGCACGACCCCCGGGTGGTCTTCCTCGACGAACCGACCAACGGGTTGGAGCCGCAGGCCCGACTGCTGATCCGGACCCGGATCCGGCAGCTGCGCGAGCGCGGGGTGACCGTCGTGCTGACCAGCCACGAGATGACCGAGGTGGCGGAGCTGGCCGACCGGGTGGCGATCGTCGACCACGGCCGGCTGCTGGCCCTGGACACCCCGGCCAACCTGGTACGCGGGGTGGCCGGCCGGGCGGTGCTCGATCTGGCCCTGCGCCCCGGGCCGGGCGACGGGGCACAGGATCTGCTCACCGCGCTCACCGCGCTCGACGGTGTCCGTACCGGGGAGATCACCGCCGGCGGTGGCGCGGCTGCCGGCCCGACGGGCCGTGGTGGTCCCGGGCCGGCCGGGCTGGCCGCCGACCCGCGGATCGCGGCACGTGTCGCCGCCGCCAGGTCCGATCCGCGTAAGGCGGCGAAACTCGCCGCCGCCCGCAACGATCCACGGTTCGCCGCGCTGTTCGCGGCCGCACCGGCCGCCGCAGCCGACGGGCCGACGGGGGAGATCCGGCTGCGGCTGCACCTCGACGCTGATCCCGCCGCCGTGCTCGGACCGGCGTTGACGGTGCTGACCGACCGCGCGGCCCAGTTGACCGACGTGCACATCGGCAAGCCCGGCCTGGAGGACATCTTCCTGAGCCTGACCGGTAAGGAGATCCGTTGAGCCTGGCCGAGGTCACCCCCGTACCGGATCACGCCACCGCGCCGTCGGCGCCGGTCGCTCCCGGCCGACCGCCGGTCGCGCGGGCATTCGGCGCGATCCTGCTGCGGGACCTGTTCGTCGCCGGCAAGGACATCTGGTTCGTCCTGGCCCAGGTCCTGCTCACCCCGCTGTTCATGTTGTTCATCTTCACCCGGGTGCTGACGATGCAGGGCATCGTCGGCGCCGGCTTCGCGGACATCCTGCTGCCCGGCACGGTCGCGCTCGCCACCTTCACCACGTCGCTGCAGAGTGTCGCGGTGCCGCTGGTCAAGGAGTTCGGGTTCACCCGCGAGATCGAGGACCGGCTGCTGGCACCGCTGCCGACGACGTTGGTCGCGGTCGGCAAACTGGTGGTCGCGACCCTCCGGGGGCTGTTCGCGGCGGCCGTGGTCTACCCGCTGGGTGCGCTGGTGGTCGGCGCTGCTCCCGGCAGCTGGTCGGCGCTGCCGTTGTCGGTGCTGGTGGTGCTGCTCGCCGGGTGGGTGGGTGCGGGGCTGGGCATGATGTTGGCGACGGTGCTGCCGCTGCAGCGGATCCAGGCCACCTTCTCGTTGTTCGTGACCCCGATCATCTGGACCGGCTGTGTGCACTATCCGTGGCAGCGGTTGGCCGAGATGCCCTGGTTCCAGGTGGCCACCGCGGTCAACCCGATGACGTACGCCGCCGAGGCGCTGCGCGGCGCACTGGCACCGCACGTCACCCACCTGCCGATCGGGCTGTGTCTGCTGGTTCTGACGCTGGTGGCGGCCGCCGTCACGGCCGCCGCGCTGGCCACGTTCACCCGCCGCGCGCGGCGCTGATCGCCATGCGCGGCGCGCGGATCTGCGGCGTGCGCCATGGGGAGGACGTCAACAGCTGAGCCGGTAGACCCGTCGGGCGGTGTCGGCGAAGACCGCCCGACGCTGCGCCGCCGGTAGCCCCGCGCAGGCCGTGTGGACGATGCCGAGCCAGCGGCGGTAGCCGGTGGCGAGCGTGGCGACCGGCCAGTCGCCGCCGAAGAGGCATCGGTCGGCGCCGAAGCGGCGCAGCGCGTGTTCCAGGTACGGCAGCAGATCCGCGCCGACCCAACCGGGCGTGGACTCGGTGGCCAGGCCGGAGAGCTTGCAGACCACGTTCGGCAGGTCGGCCAGGCGGGACAGATCGTCGCGCCACGAACCGGTCGGTCCGGCGGCGACCGGCGGCTTGCCGACGTGGTCGAGTACGAAGGTGACCTGCGGTACCCGGGCCACCAGCAGCGTCACCTCGGCCAACTGGTGGTGCCGGACGCAGAGGTCGAAGCAGAGCCCGTTGGCGGCGAGCAGCCGCACACCATCGACGAAGTCGTCGCAGACGCTGAAGCCGGGAGCCTCGTCCTGGATGTTGCGGCGCACCCCGGTGACCAGCCGACGGCGGCCCAGTGCCGCGACCTGGGCGGCCGCCCCGCCGCCGCGTTCCAGTGGCGCGTGGGCCACGACGGCCCGCAGCACGGGCCACTCGGCGGCGAGCTGCTCCACCCAGTCCACCTCGGCGTCGGCGTGTCGGTCGGTGCGGCCCGCTTCGACGAAGACCGCAGCCTCCAGCCGGAATCCGGTCTGGTCCAGACCTGTGGTGGCGACCTGCAGATCCGCCGGCAGGTAGCTGCGGTGCAGGCTGGGCACCTGGGCCAACCACGGATAGTCGAGCCGGGCGGGATCCCACAGGTGAAGATGCGAATCGACGACCTCGACCAGGTGGTCGGGAGTCCGGTGGTCGGTCGTCGTCGCGTTCATACGGCTCCCGTCGCCGGCCATGGGGTCGGCAACGATCCTTCCGTACCGGGTGCGTGGGGTAAAGGAGCAACGGACAGCAACCTGCTTATCAGGATTTAGCTCATCTAAGGGCGGCTTATCAGGTTAGTGTCGGGCGAGCACGGGCGGAGGGGCGGTCATGGCTGAACAGATCACGGCCGGTACGCGTCCGGCGTCGCATACCCGCCCGATCGCCCCTGGGTCGACCGGTGGATTTCCCGGCCCGGTGCGGCCAGCGGTCCCCGGCAACTCGCTGGCCCGGCTGCTGCGCAGCACCGACGCCAAACAGATCGGGCTGCTCTACCTCGTCACCTCGTTCGGCTACTTCGTCGTCGGCGGTGCGATGGCCCTGCTGATGCGGGCGGAGCTGGCCCGACCCGGAATGCAGGTGCTGTCCCCGGAGCAGTACAACCAGCTGTTCACCATGCACGGCACGATCATGATGCTGCTCTTCGCCACCCCGTTGGTGTTCGGCTTCGCCAACTACCTGGTGCCGTTGCAGATCGGTGCCCCGGACGTGTCGTTCCCCCGGCTCAATGCCCTGGCCTACTGGCTCTACCTGCTGGGTGGGCTGCTGGTCATGGGCGGCTTCCTGACTCCGGGTGGCGCCGCCGACTTCGGCTGGTTCGCGTACACGCCGTTGAGCCTGACCGAGCACACCCCCGGAGTCGGTGCCAACATGTGGATCGTCGGGCTGGTGATCTCCGGACTCGGTACGATCCTCGGCTCGGTGAATCTGATCGCCACCATCCTGACGCTGCGGGCCCCCGGCATGACGATGTTCCGGATGCCGATCTTCACCTGGAACATTCTGATCACCGCGCTCCTGGTGATCCTGGTGTTCCCGTTGCTGGCCGCCGCCCTGTTGGCGCTGCTGGCCGACCGGCTGCTGGGCGCGCAGGTCTACGCGCCGGCCACCGGTGGCCCGCTGTTGTGGCAGCACCTGTTCTGGTTCTTCGGTCACCCGGAGGTCTACATCGTCGCGCTGCCGTTCTTCGGCATCATCAGCGAGGTCATCCCGGTCTTCTCCCGCAAGCCGATCTTCGGCTACAAGGGCCTGGTCGCCGCGACGATCGCGATCGCCGCGCTGTCGATGAGCGTCTGGGCGCACCACATGTTCGGCACCGGCCAGGTGCTGTTGCCGTTCTTCTCCCTGCTCAGCTTCCTCATCGCCGTCCCCACCGGAATCAAGTTCTTCAACTGGATCGGCACGATGTGGAAGGGCCAGCTGACTTTCGATACCCCGATGCTGTTCGCCGTCGGTTTCCTGGTGACCTTCCTGCTCGGCGGGTTGACCGGCGTCCTGCTGGCCAGCCCGCCGGTGGATTTCCACGTCACCGACAGCTACTTCGTGGTCGCTCACTTCCACTATGTGCTGTTCGGCACGATCGTGTTCGCCGCCTTCGCCGGCGTCTACTTCTGGTTCCCCAAGATGACCGGCCGACTGCTCGACGAGCGGCTCGGCAGAGCGCACTTCTGGACGATGTTCATCGGGTTCCACCTGACGTTCCTCGTGCAACACTGGCTCGGCGGCGAGGGCATGCCCCGCCGGTACGCCGACTACCTGCCCAGCGACGGGTTCACCACGCTCAACATGATCTCCACGGTCGGGTCGTTCGTCCTCGGTGCGTCGACGTTGTTCTTCATCTGGAACGTCTGGAAGTCCTACCGGTTCGGGGAGATCGTGACCGCACACGATCCGTGGGGTTTCGGCAACTCGCTCGAATGGGCCACCAGTTGCCCGCCGCCGCTGCGCAACTTCGACCGCCTGCCCCGGATCCGGTCCGAGCGGCCGGCGTTCGAGGTCAAGTACGGCACCCTCGTCGCCGATCTGGGCCGGGACCTGCCGCAGCGGGACACCGCGCCACCCCAGCACCTGCTCGACGAACTGCACCGCGAGCGGGCCACCGACCGCGCGGTCCGCCCCGGGACGGCACCGGCGGCCGACCTGACCACGACCCGGCCCGACCCGGTGACGGGTGCCCGCGCCATCGAGGTGCCCCGGCCGGAGCGACTGCGCCGGCCGAGCTTCGAGCACACCACCGAGCCGCGCAACATGCTCGGCGCCGAACGCGACCCGCACGAACAGCGACCGTCGCCGGCCACCGGCGACGGACCCCCGGATCGGTCCTGACCCGAAACCGCCACGGCGGCGGCCGGCCGCCGCAGCACCGCACCACAGCGCCGTGGGCCACCACGGTAGGAAGGACGACAATGGTCCGCACCAGCACCGCGACCACCGGCCGGGCCACCGCCCGGCAACCGGTGCAGTCCGCCGCGGCCGCCGTCGGCGGGGTCTTCCTGCTCATCGGGGTCGCCGGCTTCATTCCGGGCATCACCACCGAGTACGGCGAGATGAGCTTCGCCGGGCACGACTCGCACGCCTATCTGTTCGGCCTGTTCCAGGTGTCGGTGCTGCACAACATCGTGCACCTGCTGTTCGGGGTCGGCGGGTTGGCGTTGGCACGCACCGTGTCCGCCGCACGTCTGTACCTGGTCGGCGGCGGCGCACTCTATCTCGTCCTGTGGCTGTACGGGCTGGCCATCGACCACGCCAGTGCGGCGAACTTCCTGCCGGTCAACCACCAGGACAACTGGCTGCATCTCGGTCTCGGGCTCGGGATGCTGGCCCTCGGTCTGTTGTTCAACCGGCGTCCGGTGATCGGCCGGTGATCGGCCGTTCTGCGCGGATGCCGGGTGGCCACTGCCAGCTGAGCTGGCCGTTGCGCTAGCCTCCGTTCCCTGGCCGTGCCGACTGGCGCGCAACGCCCGAGGAGGCGCAGATGTTCGAGGAAGTCGCGGGGATTCCCGCCCATCCGTTGCTGGTGCACGCCGCAGTGGTCTTCGTTCCCCTGCTGGCACTGCTGGCGGTCGGGTACGCGCTGGTGCCGTTCATCCGGCCGCACACCCGGTGGGTGCTGGCCGCGCTGGCGGTCGTCGCGCCACTGGCCGCCCTGGTGACGAAGCTGTCCGGCGATGCATTCTTCAACCGGATGGACGCCGCCGGCCGGATCACCGAGGGTTTCTACCCGGTCATCCAGGAGCACGAGCAGCTGGGGAATCTGACGCTGGTCGCCGCGCTCGTGCTGGCTCTCGCTACCCTGGCCCTGGTGTACCTGGTGGGACCACGGGTCGTCGCCACGGCGCACGGCGCCGCGAGCTCCGGGGTACGGGGAAACCGGGTCCTGGTTCTCGTGGTCAAGGGTGTGGTGATCGTGGCGGCCGGGGTAAGTCTCTACTTCGTCGTGCGCGCTGGCGATTCGGGTGCCAAGGCGGTGTGGACCGGCTACTGACAGTGGTGGTCCGCTGAACGGGTCGGACCTCAGGTCAGTTTCACGCCGTCGGGGAGAAATCTTGCCCCTGTCGGTGAACTGTTCGTGCCGAATCGCCGTTGGTGGGGATGTGGCACCGATGCGGGCGGCACCGGTGACCAGTCGGCGACGGAGGAACAGTGACGGTAGGCGTAGGGAACGAAACGGTCCGTTCGGTGCATGCCCCGAGCGTCGGTCTGCTGGCGCAGATCGCGGTGCTGATGACCCTGGCGGCGACCAGCGGACTCGGGGT from Solwaraspora sp. WMMD791 includes:
- a CDS encoding alpha/beta fold hydrolase translates to MDGGVAAPVDTPPVGSSAGSITVGGYERTYRVYRPASVAETTSVPVVVMLHGLLGSGRQAESWYGWNAVADQHGFVVVYPDSRNRAWAVTEECCGASARDGVDDVGFVLALVESLGQRLAFDPDRHYLAGMSNGGMLAYRIACDSSTFAAVTGVATTMLGDCPAPEPISVLHIHGTGDETIPYTGGPGRRDGAGNGRVPDKVDGPAIPDLVGRWRQVDECGAARTTAQNGVTTSVADCAGGRGVTLITIDGAGHQWPGSEMSAAGRLLGLDPPATELDATATSWQFFASHPRPA
- a CDS encoding sulfotransferase domain-containing protein — translated: MQFEAPGRAIIISSGRCGSTLLSDLIVEEPSTLSVQEFFMATPSWAKATEPITGAAYWQVLSSPKPELATLFAIGLPPKEVRYPADGRWAGNLTELPQLLAITLPKLTDDPDGLFDQLAGEVPDFPEQPFVDHHRMFLDLLARLTGRRRWVERSGGSSQIAPYLLRSFPDTRIVYLTRNWADTARSMSRHSSFQLIQLRLEFVSRCGVDPFQMGPDQRVPADLEHLLPDRITADLLRERGEDSTRYLGLCAFMAAQAEQALADNPPAHLLTMTYEDLVADPEPQLARLGEFLEFDDPSGWARQVAGRVGKGAVRQTAAV
- a CDS encoding ABC transporter permease, which encodes MSLAEVTPVPDHATAPSAPVAPGRPPVARAFGAILLRDLFVAGKDIWFVLAQVLLTPLFMLFIFTRVLTMQGIVGAGFADILLPGTVALATFTTSLQSVAVPLVKEFGFTREIEDRLLAPLPTTLVAVGKLVVATLRGLFAAAVVYPLGALVVGAAPGSWSALPLSVLVVLLAGWVGAGLGMMLATVLPLQRIQATFSLFVTPIIWTGCVHYPWQRLAEMPWFQVATAVNPMTYAAEALRGALAPHVTHLPIGLCLLVLTLVAAAVTAAALATFTRRARR
- a CDS encoding acyl carrier protein → MPADHDTILTEISQMLRAVLPGIDPDEEITMDTSFRDDLEMESIDVISLAGRLQARYGDSVNFAQFVAGLDVDSLRALRVGELVGHISAALDGPPATVAQVAGQ
- a CDS encoding alpha/beta fold hydrolase, encoding MIQVNGLVTHVQELPAVAAGPPAGAAATDLDGGPPADPGGGPPADPAGGPVAEAVAGRPVAVLIHGIGPDSLASWYLSLAHPLADAGFRVIMYDLRGHGRTERPPTGYRMDDLVDDLVGLLDRLGVDVPVHLLGNSLGGSIAFGYAARYPDRVASMVAVESAPATAQWLARVGRQLVRAVHPEGDGGPLATATRGGERGARYAAAVRQLVAATTAGRDLPASTPADPAAVRAITCPVLGIFGSDSSAADLAPALVELLPQTELAIVPGHRHAVLITARDQVRELVLPWLARQLADTGQPALRR
- a CDS encoding amidohydrolase family protein, with the translated sequence MNATTTDHRTPDHLVEVVDSHLHLWDPARLDYPWLAQVPSLHRSYLPADLQVATTGLDQTGFRLEAAVFVEAGRTDRHADAEVDWVEQLAAEWPVLRAVVAHAPLERGGGAAAQVAALGRRRLVTGVRRNIQDEAPGFSVCDDFVDGVRLLAANGLCFDLCVRHHQLAEVTLLVARVPQVTFVLDHVGKPPVAAGPTGSWRDDLSRLADLPNVVCKLSGLATESTPGWVGADLLPYLEHALRRFGADRCLFGGDWPVATLATGYRRWLGIVHTACAGLPAAQRRAVFADTARRVYRLSC
- a CDS encoding ABC transporter ATP-binding protein, translating into MPSTGTHPLVDGRAADATPAGESGVLAAGLAGQRGAGPAVEVVDLVKRFPGQDRNAIDSLSFAVHPGEVFGLLGPNGAGKSTTVGVLTTTIRASSGTARVDGVDVVRHPVAARTRFAVVPQYNNLDRALTPRQNLLSHAAYHGVPRAERRSRADRLLTEFGLDKQADSRVDFFSGGMSQRLMIARALMHDPRVVFLDEPTNGLEPQARLLIRTRIRQLRERGVTVVLTSHEMTEVAELADRVAIVDHGRLLALDTPANLVRGVAGRAVLDLALRPGPGDGAQDLLTALTALDGVRTGEITAGGGAAAGPTGRGGPGPAGLAADPRIAARVAAARSDPRKAAKLAAARNDPRFAALFAAAPAAAADGPTGEIRLRLHLDADPAAVLGPALTVLTDRAAQLTDVHIGKPGLEDIFLSLTGKEIR